A single window of Athene noctua chromosome 1, bAthNoc1.hap1.1, whole genome shotgun sequence DNA harbors:
- the JAG1 gene encoding protein jagged-1 gives MRAPRRAAAAACSLGLLLLALLGLRAKVTLASGQFELEILSMQNVNGELQNGNCCDGTRNPGDRKCTRDECDTYFKVCLKEYQSRVTAGGPCSFGSKSTPVIGGNTFNLKYSRNNEKNRIVIPFSFAWPRSYTLLVEAWDYNDNSTNPDRIIEKASHSGMINPSRQWQTLKHNAGVAHFEYQIRVTCAEHYYGFGCNKFCRPRDDFFTHHTCDQNGNKTCLEGWMGPECNKAICRQGCSPKHGSCTVPGECRCQYGWQGQYCDKCIPHPGCVHGTCIEPWQCLCETNWGGQLCDKDLNYCGTHPPCLNGGTCSNTGPDKYQCSCPEGYSGQNCEIAEHACLSDPCHNGGSCLETSTGFECVCAPGWAGPTCTDNIDDCSPNPCGHGGTCQDLVDGFKCICPPQWMGKTCQLDANECEGKPCVNANSCRNLIGSYYCDCITGWSGHNCDININDCRGQCQNGGSCRDLVNGYRCICSPGYAGDHCEKDINECASNPCMNGGHCQDEINGFQCLCPAGFSGNLCQLDIDYCEPNPCQNGAQCFNLAMDYFCNCPEDYEGKNCSHLKDHCRTTPCEVIDSCTVAVASNSTPEGVRYISSNVCGPHGKCKSQAGGKFTCECNKGFTGTYCHENINDCESNPCKNGGTCIDGINSYKCICSDGWEGTYCETNINDCSKNPCHNGGTCRDLVNDFFCECKNGWKGKTCHSRDSQCDEATCNNGGTCYDEGDTFKCMCPAGWEGATCNIARNSSCLPNPCHNGGTCVVSGDSFTCVCKEGWEGPTCTQNTNDCSPHPCYNSGTCVDGDNWYRCECAPGFAGPDCRININECQSSPCAFGATCIDEINGYRCICPPGRSGPGCQEVTGRPCITSVRVMPDGAKWDDDCNTCQCLNGKVTCSKVWCGPRPCVIHTKGQSECPAGHACVPVKDDHCFTHPCAAVGECWPSNQQPVKTKCNSDSYYQENCANITFTFNKEMMAPGLTTEHICSELRNLNILKNVSVEYSIYITCEPSHLANNEIHVAISAEDIGEDENPIKDITDKIIDLVSKRDGNNTLIAAVAEVRVQRRPVKNKTDFLVPLLSSVLTVAWICCLVTVFYWCIRKRRKQSSHTHTASDDNTTNNVREQLNQIKNPIEKHGANTVPIKDYENKNSKIAKIRTHNSEVEEDDMDKHQQKARFAKQPAYTLVDRDEKPPNSTPTKHPNWTNKQDNRDLESAQSLNRMEYIV, from the exons atGCGTGCGCCCCGGCGGGCAGCCGCGGCGGCGTGCTCcctcggcctcctcctcctcgccctgctggggctgcgggcaaag GTGACTTTAGCGTCGGGACAGTTCGAGTTGGAGATCTTATCCATGCAAAATGTGAATGGTGAACTGCAAAATGGAAATTGCTGTGATGGCACCCGAAACCCAGGAGATAGAAAATGCACCAGAGACGAGTGTGATACCTATTTTAAAGTTTGCCTGAAGGAGTATCAATCGCGGGTCACTGCTGGCGGTCCTTGCAGCTTTGGATCCAAATCCACTCCTGTCATCGGAGGAAATACCTTCAATTTAAAGTACAGCCGGAATAATGAAAAGAACCGGATTGTTATCCCTTTCAGCTTTGCCTGGCCG aGATCCTACACACTGCTTGTGGAGGCATGGGATTACAATGATAACTCTACTA ATCCCGATCGCATTATTGAGAAGGCATCCCACTCTGGCATGATCAACCCGAGCCGTCAGTGGCAGACTTTGAAGCATAACGCAGGAGTTGCCCACTTTGAGTACCAAATCCGTGTGACTTGTGCAGAACATTACTATGGCTTTGGCTGCAACAAGTTTTGTCGACCGAGAGATGACTTCTTCACTCACCATACCTGTGACCAGAATGGCAACAAAACCTGCTTGGAAGGCTGGATGGGACCAGAGTGCAACAAAG ctaTTTGTCGTCAGGGATGTAGCCCCAAGCATGGTTCTTGCACAGTTCCAGGAGAGTGCAG GTGTCAGTATGGATGGCAAGGACAGTACTGTGATAAGTGCATTCCACACCCAGGATGTGTCCATGGCACTTGCATTGAACCATGGCAATGCCTCTGTGAAACCAACTGGGGTGGTCAGCTCTGTGACAAAG ATCTGAACTACTGTGGAACCCACCCACCCTGCTTGAACGGGGGTACCTGCAGCAACACTGGCCCTGATAAATACCAGTGTTCCTGCCCTGAGGGCTACTCGGGACAGAACTGTGAAATTG CGGAGCACGCCTGCCTCTCTGATCCTTGTCACAACGGAGGGAGCTGCTTAGAGACCTCTACGGGATTTGAATGTGTCTGTGCACCTGGCTGGGCTGGACCAACTTGCACTGATA ATATTGATGATTGTTCTCCAAATCCCTGCGGTCATGGAGGAACTTGCCAAGATCTAGTTGATGGATTTAAGTGTATTTGCCCGCCTCAGTGGATGGGCAAAACATGCCAGCTAG ATGCCAATGAATGTGAGGGCAAACCCTGTGTCAATGCCAATTCCTGCAGGAACCTGATTGGCAGCTACTATTGTGATTGCATTACTGGCTGGTCTGGCCACAACTGTGATATAA ATATTAATGACTGTCGTGGACAATGTCAGAATGGAGGATCCTGTCGG GACTTGGTTAATGGTTATCGGTGTATCTGTTCACCTGGCTATGCAGGAGATCACTGTGAGAAAGACATCAATGAATGTGCAAGTAACCCTTGCATGAATGGGGGTCACTGCCAGGATGAAATCAATGGATTCCAATGTCTGTGTCCCGCTGGTTTCTCAGGAAACCTCTGTCAG CTGGACATAGATTATTGTGAGCCAAATCCTTGCCAGAATGGCGCCCAGTGCTTCAACCTTGCTATGGACTATTTCTGTAACTGCCCTGAAGATTACGAAGGGAAGAACTGCTCCCACCTGAAAGATCACTGCCGCACGACTCCTTGTGAAG TAATTGACAGCTGTACTGTGGCAGTAGCTTCTAACAGCACGCCAGAAGGGGTTCGTTATATTTCTTCAAATGTCTGTGGTCCTCACGGAAAATGCAAGAGCCAAGCAGGTGGAAAATTCACCTGTGAATGCAACAAAGGATTCACTGGCACCTACTGTCATGAGA ATATTAATGACTGCGAGAGCAACCCTTGTAAAAATGGTGGCACTTGTATCGATGGCATCAACTCCTACAAATGTATTTGTAGTGATGGATGGGAAGGAACATATTGTGAAACAA ATATTAATGACTGCAGTAAAAACCCTTGCCACAATGGAGGAACTTGCCGAGACTTGGTCAACGACTTCTTCTGTGAATGCAAAAATGGGTGGAAAGGAAAAACTTGCCACTCCC GTGACAGCCAGTGCGATGAGGCAACGTGCAACAACGGAGGAACATGTTATGACGAGGGGGACACGTTCAAGTGCATGTGTCCTGCAGGATGGGAAGGAGCCACTTGTAACATAG CACGGAACAGCAGCTGCCTGCCAAACCCCTGTCACAACGGTGGTACCTGTGTTGTCAGCGGGGATTCGTTTACTTGTGTCTGCAAGGAGGGCTGGGAAGGACCCACGTGTACCCAGA ACACAAATGACTGCAGTCCTCATCCTTG TTATAATAGTGGCACTTGTGTGGATGGAGACAACTGGTACCGCTGTGAATGTGCTCCAGGCTTTGCAGGCCCCGACTGCAGGATCA ATATCAATGAATGCCAGTCTTCACCCTGTGCCTTTGGAGCTACGTGCATAGACGAAATTAACGGCTACCGTTGCATTTGCCCACCGGGTCGGAGTGGTCCAGGATGCCAAGAAG TTACAGGAAGGCCTTGCATTACCAGTGTTCGAGTAATGCCAGATGGGGCCAAGTGGGATGATGACTGTAATACCTGCCAGTGTCTCAACGGAAAAGTCACCTGTTCTAAG GTTTGGTGTGGTCCTCGACCTTGTGTCATACATACCAAAGGTCAGAGTGAATGCCCGGCTGGACACGCCTGCGTTCCTGTCAAAGATGACCACTGCTTCACACACCCCTGCGCAGCCGTGGGGGAGTGCTGGCCTTCCAACCAACAGCCTGTGAAGACCAAATGCAATTCTGATTCTTACTACCAGGAGAACTGTGCCAACATCACCTTCACCTTCAATAAAGAGATGATGGCACCT GGACTTACCACGGAGCACATTTGCAGTGAATTGAGGAATCTGAATATTCTGAAGAATGTTTCTGTTGAATATTCCATCTATATTACCTGTGAGCCTTCACACTTGGCaaataatgaaatacatgttGCGATT TCTGCAGAAGATATAGGGGAAGATGAAAACCCAATCAAAGACATCACAGATAAGATTATTGACCTTGTCAGTAAGCGCGATGGTAACAACACGCTAATTGCTGCAGTGGCAGAAGTCAGAGTACAGCGGCGaccagttaaaaacaaaacag ATTTCTTGGTGCCCTTACTGAGCTCAGTCCTAACAGTAGCCTGGATCTGTTGCCTGGTAACCGTTTTTTACTGGTGCATCCGAAAGCGCAGAAAGCAGAGCAGCCACACTCACACGGCCTCCGATGACAACACTACCAACAACGTCAGGGAGCAGCTGAatcaaataaaaaaccccattgAGAAACACGGAGCAAATACTGTCCCAATCAAAGACTATGAAAACAAAAACTCTAAAATCGCCAAAATAAGGACACACAACTCGGAGGTGGAGGAAGACGACATGGACAAACACCAGCAGAAGGCCCGATTTGCCAAGCAGCCAGCCTACACTTTGGTAGACAGAGATGAAAAGCCCCCCAACAGCACACCCACCAAACACCCAAACTGGACAAACAAACAAGACAACAGAGACTTGGAAAGTGCACAAAGCCTAAACCGCATGGAGTACATCGTATAG